Proteins from one Dysgonomonas sp. HDW5A genomic window:
- a CDS encoding glycoside hydrolase family 43 protein produces the protein MRISKNTILILLTLLITSFNNSFATQKGEVATNKKQPVALADPFIMLHENTYYAYGTNDKDGIAVYTSDDLVNWQKQPALALHKDDSWGDRWFWAPEVYYIPQEKKFYMYYSVDEHISVATSDSPTGPFRQDIQKPIIEAEKCIDNSLFIDDDGKAYLSFVCFTEGNNIWVAEMESDLKTMKKETMKPCIHVTEEWENDLGRVTEGSFIVKHKGIYYMIYSANDYQSPNYGVGYATASSPMGPWTKYDKNPAFQKPDDLVGVGHSAIFKDKEGKLRMVFHAHHDKENIHPRLMYITDVSFSDDEKPIMKIGDNIIATQQVK, from the coding sequence ATGAGAATATCTAAGAACACAATTCTTATTCTACTGACTCTGCTTATAACTTCCTTTAATAATAGTTTTGCGACTCAAAAAGGAGAGGTTGCAACTAATAAAAAACAACCCGTTGCTTTAGCCGACCCATTTATAATGTTGCACGAAAATACCTATTATGCTTACGGGACTAACGATAAGGATGGTATTGCCGTATATACATCGGATGACCTTGTTAACTGGCAAAAACAACCTGCTTTAGCACTACATAAGGACGATTCGTGGGGCGATCGTTGGTTTTGGGCTCCCGAAGTATATTATATCCCTCAGGAAAAGAAATTCTACATGTATTATTCGGTTGATGAACACATAAGTGTTGCTACATCAGATTCTCCCACAGGACCATTCCGCCAGGATATTCAAAAGCCGATCATAGAAGCCGAAAAGTGTATCGATAATTCACTTTTTATAGATGATGACGGTAAAGCTTACCTCTCGTTTGTATGTTTCACCGAAGGTAATAATATCTGGGTTGCAGAAATGGAGTCAGACTTGAAAACAATGAAGAAAGAAACAATGAAACCTTGTATACATGTAACTGAGGAATGGGAAAATGATTTAGGACGTGTAACCGAAGGCTCTTTTATTGTAAAGCATAAAGGTATCTATTATATGATTTATTCCGCTAACGACTACCAAAGTCCGAATTATGGGGTAGGGTATGCAACCGCTTCTTCTCCTATGGGGCCATGGACAAAGTACGATAAAAACCCTGCTTTTCAGAAACCAGATGATTTGGTAGGTGTTGGTCACAGTGCCATATTTAAAGACAAAGAAGGTAAACTCCGCATGGTATTTCATGCCCATCATGATAAAGAAAACATCCATCCACGATTGATGTATATAACAGATGTTTCTTTTTCGGATGATGAAAAACCGATAATGAAAATAGGGGACAATATCATCGCAACCCAGCAAGTAAAATAG
- a CDS encoding glycoside hydrolase family 27 protein has translation MKITINTLLIGILFIGSNVFASTKSVPSINDNEKGNFKEWALTPPMGWNSWDCYGPTVEEHEVKANADYMAKNLKKYGWEYIVVDIRWFVENDKAGGYNQTDPIYVLDEYGRYQPAVNRFPSAANGEGFKKLADYIHSQGLKFGIHIMRGVPKEAVERKLPIKGTNGITADQMYSTDLQCEWLRDNYTIVANNPGAQEYYNSIMDLYASWGVDFIKIDDLSRPYHQEEIELIRKAIDQTGRPIVLSTSPGETPINKGYHVKENANMWRMVDDVWDTWGHLTHLMQVAQGWYSYTSPGTWADCDMIPLGRISVRGERGEDRMTRLTKDEQYSLMAFFTILRSPLMFGGDMPSNDAFTLSLLTNEEVLKMHRESTDVRQVYQRDGKLAITSRNPNTGEIYLALFNIQDDKSDDVGVSFADIGINNISLIEDMWNGEKLGVFTDSFSRKLAPHACGLYKISKK, from the coding sequence ATGAAAATAACGATTAATACCTTACTTATTGGTATTCTATTTATCGGAAGTAATGTATTTGCTTCGACAAAATCTGTACCGTCAATAAATGACAACGAAAAAGGTAATTTTAAGGAATGGGCTCTCACTCCTCCTATGGGATGGAATAGTTGGGACTGTTATGGGCCAACAGTAGAAGAACATGAAGTAAAAGCCAACGCCGATTACATGGCGAAAAATCTGAAAAAATACGGCTGGGAATATATCGTAGTCGATATTCGTTGGTTTGTAGAAAATGATAAGGCAGGAGGCTATAACCAGACAGACCCGATTTATGTATTGGACGAATACGGACGTTATCAGCCTGCCGTTAATCGATTTCCATCTGCTGCCAATGGAGAGGGATTTAAAAAACTGGCGGATTATATTCATTCGCAAGGACTAAAATTCGGTATACATATTATGCGTGGTGTTCCTAAAGAAGCGGTAGAACGAAAACTTCCTATAAAAGGAACGAACGGCATTACCGCAGATCAGATGTACTCTACCGATCTGCAATGCGAATGGCTGCGTGACAATTATACCATTGTAGCCAATAACCCCGGAGCACAGGAGTATTACAATTCTATCATGGATCTGTATGCATCTTGGGGAGTTGACTTTATCAAAATTGATGATCTTTCACGACCATATCACCAAGAAGAAATAGAATTAATACGCAAAGCAATAGACCAGACAGGGCGTCCTATTGTATTAAGTACTTCTCCGGGCGAAACACCAATAAATAAAGGCTACCATGTGAAAGAAAATGCCAATATGTGGCGTATGGTCGATGATGTATGGGATACATGGGGGCATTTAACCCATTTGATGCAAGTAGCTCAGGGATGGTATTCCTATACATCACCCGGAACTTGGGCTGATTGCGATATGATTCCATTAGGTAGAATATCGGTACGTGGTGAGCGAGGCGAAGATCGTATGACACGATTGACTAAAGATGAGCAGTACTCATTGATGGCATTTTTTACCATTCTTCGCTCTCCCTTGATGTTTGGAGGCGATATGCCAAGTAATGACGCTTTTACCCTGTCTCTATTGACAAATGAGGAAGTCCTGAAAATGCATCGCGAAAGTACAGATGTGCGTCAGGTATATCAGAGAGATGGGAAACTGGCTATAACATCACGAAATCCTAACACAGGTGAGATTTATTTAGCGTTATTTAATATACAGGACGATAAATCGGATGATGTAGGAGTATCATTTGCTGATATAGGAATAAATAACATATCTTTAATAGAAGATATGTGGAATGGCGAAAAACTAGGTGTATTTACGGATTCATTTTCACGTAAGTTAGCCCCCCATGCTTGTGGATTATACAAAATATCGAAGAAATAA
- a CDS encoding alpha-L-arabinofuranosidase C-terminal domain-containing protein: MKSVYKILSIVVLLSFSQFGYSQKQIYEFSLDTKKIGAPIQPTMYGLFFEDINFAADGGLYAELVKNRSFDFPQNLMGWNTFGKVEVRKDNLLFDQNPTYVVLSDAGHPHKRTGIENEGFRGMGFKQNEEYRFSVWAKTINTNEPQKIRIDLIDSKNDILITQQLTINSAEWKKYEVILTPKSTESKGRLRIFLDSKGEVALEHVSLFPVNTWKGRENGLRTDLAQALADIKPGVFRFPGGCIVEGTDLDTRYDWKKTVGAVENRPVNENRWHYTFAHRFFPDYYQSYGLGFYEYFLLSEDMGAEPLPVLSCGLSCQYQNEKEECHVPVKDLGSYIQDALDLIEFANGSPTSTWGKVRADMGHPEPFNLKYIGIGNEQWGDEYVVRLEPFVKAIRAKYPDIKIIGSSGPSADGDKFDYLWPEMKRLKVDLVDEHYYKDPQWFLNSAKRYDNYDRKGPAVFAGEYACHVPNRDNNFESALYEAAFMTGLERNADIVHMCTYAPLLAHVDAWQWKPDMIWFDNLSSVKTPNYYLQQLYVQNKGTNVMSLTRNNTSVSGEDNLYASAVYDKDQNCYIVKVINTAKESKDIRITLSGLKKNSHLSVGECLELKSDNLSLVNSLESPSNIVPQKTTARLDNNILIISANPQSFGLYKIQL; encoded by the coding sequence ATGAAAAGTGTATATAAGATTTTAAGCATTGTAGTTTTACTGAGTTTTTCACAATTCGGATATTCACAAAAACAGATATACGAATTTTCTTTAGATACAAAGAAAATAGGTGCACCGATTCAGCCCACGATGTATGGTTTGTTTTTCGAAGACATCAATTTTGCGGCAGACGGCGGGCTATATGCTGAATTAGTGAAAAATCGTTCTTTCGACTTCCCTCAGAATCTCATGGGGTGGAATACTTTCGGAAAAGTGGAAGTAAGGAAAGATAATCTATTATTCGATCAGAATCCAACATACGTCGTACTGTCCGATGCAGGTCATCCCCATAAACGAACAGGAATCGAAAATGAAGGATTTAGAGGAATGGGTTTCAAGCAAAATGAAGAATACCGATTTTCGGTATGGGCAAAAACTATAAATACCAATGAACCTCAGAAAATACGCATAGACTTGATTGATTCGAAAAATGATATTCTTATTACTCAACAACTAACTATAAATTCGGCTGAGTGGAAAAAATACGAGGTTATTTTAACGCCTAAATCCACAGAGTCAAAAGGCCGTTTACGGATATTCTTAGATTCAAAAGGTGAGGTTGCTTTGGAACATGTTTCGCTCTTCCCTGTAAATACATGGAAAGGTCGAGAGAACGGATTGAGAACGGATTTAGCTCAAGCATTAGCCGATATCAAACCGGGAGTATTCCGTTTTCCGGGTGGATGCATTGTCGAAGGCACTGATCTGGATACCCGTTACGATTGGAAAAAAACAGTAGGAGCAGTCGAAAACAGACCTGTAAATGAAAACAGATGGCATTATACATTTGCACATCGTTTCTTTCCCGATTATTATCAAAGTTATGGTCTTGGATTTTATGAGTATTTTCTGCTATCGGAAGATATGGGAGCCGAACCATTGCCTGTATTAAGTTGCGGATTGTCATGTCAGTATCAGAATGAAAAAGAAGAATGCCATGTTCCCGTAAAAGATTTAGGATCGTATATTCAAGATGCTTTAGACCTGATTGAATTTGCGAATGGATCGCCTACTTCTACATGGGGAAAAGTACGTGCCGATATGGGGCATCCAGAACCATTTAATCTTAAATATATAGGTATTGGTAACGAACAATGGGGTGATGAGTATGTAGTGCGTCTCGAACCATTTGTAAAAGCAATCAGAGCAAAATATCCCGATATAAAAATTATAGGTAGTTCGGGACCATCGGCAGACGGAGATAAATTTGATTATTTGTGGCCTGAAATGAAAAGGCTGAAAGTCGATTTAGTTGACGAGCATTATTATAAAGACCCTCAGTGGTTTCTAAACAGTGCAAAACGATATGATAATTACGACCGTAAAGGTCCAGCAGTATTTGCCGGAGAATATGCTTGTCATGTACCCAATCGTGATAATAATTTTGAGTCTGCACTTTACGAAGCAGCTTTTATGACAGGTTTAGAGCGTAATGCCGATATTGTACATATGTGTACCTATGCTCCTTTGCTTGCCCATGTAGATGCATGGCAATGGAAACCCGATATGATTTGGTTTGATAATCTATCCTCCGTAAAAACTCCTAATTATTATTTACAACAACTTTATGTACAGAATAAAGGAACAAATGTAATGTCTTTGACACGTAATAATACTTCTGTTTCGGGCGAAGACAACCTGTACGCATCGGCGGTATATGACAAAGATCAGAACTGTTATATCGTCAAAGTGATTAATACAGCAAAAGAGTCAAAAGATATAAGAATAACTTTGTCTGGATTGAAAAAGAATAGTCATTTGTCAGTTGGTGAGTGTCTGGAATTAAAGTCTGATAATTTGAGTCTGGTCAATTCTTTGGAGTCTCCCTCGAATATAGTTCCACAGAAAACGACTGCCCGACTTGATAATAATATTTTGATAATTTCAGCCAATCCCCAATCTTTTGGTTTATATAAGATTCAGTTGTAA
- a CDS encoding RagB/SusD family nutrient uptake outer membrane protein, whose amino-acid sequence MKKTILLLALAGSFFFTSCESFLDEPLKGEQSSETIFNNVDDANLALTAVYNNLSFTTSSNMIWVFGDVASDDAVKGGNPGDQADIGSIDNFEVKSTNGILLTYWQFTYEGISRANNVINGVYNSGIDDATKQQMIAQAKFIRAYHYFNLVNIWGKVPLRLEPTSTSNANLGLSEVADIYAQIEKDLKESAAVLPATYDSADKGKITKGAAFGLLAKAQLYQKKWDECIQTITNNVEPLGYTLESNYANLFKLGAENSKEVLFAVRHMSNKNPGVGNSLNQWFAPLVENGYYFNAPTASYVASFDETTVDGKTDPRLDISIGRDGHDWVNGEPFDPTWSVTGYLVKKHNQPLVEVPTGTKGDGGLPYIYMRYADILLMKAEAYTEKGNLSDGVAALDKVRARAGLDKVKAVSQSQMRSAVYIERRREFGFEFHRFFDLMRWGQEVATAALGPNFKWESPRYYFPLPQTEVDSNHGIK is encoded by the coding sequence ATGAAAAAAACGATATTACTATTAGCATTAGCAGGGAGCTTCTTTTTCACATCATGTGAAAGCTTTCTCGACGAGCCATTGAAAGGTGAGCAGTCTTCCGAAACTATTTTCAATAATGTTGACGACGCTAATTTAGCCTTGACAGCTGTTTATAATAACTTAAGTTTCACCACTTCCTCAAATATGATTTGGGTATTTGGCGACGTTGCATCCGATGATGCCGTAAAAGGAGGTAATCCCGGCGATCAGGCAGATATTGGTTCTATTGATAACTTCGAAGTAAAATCGACTAACGGTATCTTACTTACCTATTGGCAATTTACATACGAAGGAATAAGCCGTGCCAACAATGTTATCAACGGTGTTTATAATTCGGGAATAGACGATGCAACGAAGCAACAAATGATTGCTCAGGCAAAATTTATCAGAGCATACCATTACTTTAATCTGGTAAATATCTGGGGAAAAGTGCCATTACGATTAGAGCCTACATCTACATCGAATGCAAATCTGGGATTGAGTGAGGTGGCAGATATATATGCTCAAATCGAAAAAGACCTGAAAGAGTCGGCAGCAGTATTACCTGCCACTTACGATTCGGCTGATAAAGGGAAGATAACTAAAGGAGCAGCATTTGGTCTGTTGGCTAAAGCTCAGCTATACCAAAAAAAATGGGATGAGTGTATTCAGACAATCACAAATAATGTTGAACCTTTAGGATATACTTTGGAATCGAATTATGCCAACCTGTTTAAATTGGGAGCAGAAAATAGCAAAGAAGTTTTATTTGCCGTACGTCATATGAGTAACAAAAATCCGGGAGTAGGTAATTCGTTAAATCAATGGTTTGCCCCTCTGGTGGAAAATGGTTACTATTTCAATGCTCCTACTGCCAGCTACGTGGCATCTTTTGACGAAACTACTGTGGATGGTAAAACTGATCCTCGCCTTGATATTTCAATCGGTCGCGATGGTCACGACTGGGTTAACGGAGAACCTTTCGATCCAACCTGGAGTGTAACCGGTTATTTAGTGAAAAAGCACAATCAACCATTGGTTGAAGTGCCAACAGGAACTAAAGGTGATGGCGGACTTCCATATATTTATATGCGTTATGCAGATATACTTCTGATGAAAGCTGAAGCTTATACAGAGAAAGGTAATCTTTCGGACGGTGTTGCCGCATTGGATAAAGTAAGAGCAAGAGCAGGTCTTGATAAAGTAAAAGCAGTAAGCCAATCGCAAATGAGATCGGCAGTTTATATAGAACGCCGCAGAGAGTTTGGCTTTGAATTTCATCGATTCTTTGACTTGATGAGATGGGGGCAAGAAGTGGCAACAGCAGCTCTCGGTCCTAACTTCAAATGGGAATCACCCCGCTATTATTTCCCTCTACCTCAAACAGAAGTAGATTCTAATCATGGTATCAAATAA
- a CDS encoding family 43 glycosylhydrolase: MRKTILYLFTLVSLAACSANNNDPAPAPEKTTYSNPVIARSLPDPTIIKANDGYFYLYATEDVRNMPIYKSKDLISWNFVGTVFTDSSRPDFEPKGGLWAPDINYIDGKYVLYYSMSVWGGEETCGIGVAVADSPVGAFTDKGKLFRSNEIGVTNSIDPFYIEEAGKKYLFWGSFRGIYAIELSNDGLSLKEGAEKKHIAGTAFEGTYIYKKGNYYYLFASIGTCCEGVNSTYKLVVGRSESLMGPYVDKDGKSMLDNGYNIVINSNNRFVGNGHCSEIVQDEAGNDWIFYHGVDVKNPQGRVLLLDQVKWDSNNWPYVENGSPSLSATKPVFKLQQ, encoded by the coding sequence ATGAGAAAAACTATTTTATATCTGTTTACCCTAGTTAGTCTGGCGGCGTGTTCAGCGAATAATAATGATCCCGCTCCCGCACCCGAAAAAACTACATACTCGAATCCTGTGATAGCGAGAAGTTTGCCCGATCCTACCATCATTAAGGCAAATGACGGATATTTCTATTTGTATGCAACGGAAGATGTACGTAATATGCCCATCTATAAATCAAAAGATTTAATTAGTTGGAATTTTGTAGGAACAGTTTTTACCGATAGTAGCCGTCCCGATTTTGAACCTAAAGGAGGACTTTGGGCACCCGATATTAATTATATAGATGGTAAATATGTGCTGTACTATTCTATGTCAGTGTGGGGAGGCGAAGAAACTTGCGGAATAGGAGTCGCGGTTGCCGACAGTCCCGTAGGAGCTTTTACCGATAAAGGAAAGCTTTTCAGAAGTAACGAAATTGGTGTGACAAATTCAATCGATCCTTTCTATATCGAAGAGGCTGGGAAAAAATACCTGTTTTGGGGTAGTTTCAGAGGAATCTATGCTATAGAGTTAAGTAATGACGGACTTTCTCTGAAAGAAGGGGCTGAAAAGAAACACATTGCAGGAACAGCTTTCGAAGGTACTTACATTTATAAAAAAGGCAATTACTATTATCTGTTTGCATCTATCGGCACTTGTTGCGAAGGAGTAAACAGTACATATAAACTGGTTGTCGGACGATCGGAATCACTTATGGGACCTTATGTGGATAAAGACGGAAAGAGTATGCTCGATAACGGATATAACATAGTGATCAATAGTAACAATCGTTTTGTCGGAAACGGTCACTGTTCCGAAATAGTACAAGATGAAGCGGGCAACGATTGGATATTTTATCATGGCGTGGACGTGAAAAATCCACAGGGTAGGGTGTTATTGCTTGATCAGGTGAAATGGGATAGTAATAACTGGCCTTATGTCGAAAACGGAAGCCCTTCTTTGTCTGCAACAAAACCAGTATTTAAACTTCAACAATAA
- a CDS encoding LamG domain-containing protein, whose translation MKQNKLTKIGVLAISLLLILPLWVGCSSDDNEVFEPGDPTALKVELADSYLLLNSATTVDYEQVSIDEFKKILDVIQNVVDNDIVSSQEVKNLTIHLNEAKSKFTRSKLIGIPVEALIAGWSFDEGEGVSLVSDGMKKLTANLTSGPSEIFSTTGLPQFVDGVKGKAIYFKNGSHLEIPNYAPADFLGQQLSIAVWLKPDVTKGGNYVASLNYWNNWKFQIQEQGKAFFTIQTTQGFTDADNEYDQSVAPGKWTHVIVVLDLSTQKLSFYVNGRLTKEWTTTNKPNLAGGQMAPYASPLNKQLPLMIGAATTYEEALAAWNWSGWNTPTSWDHFQGAMDEIKFYNIALVEGQVKALYNEELTQVQ comes from the coding sequence ATGAAACAGAATAAATTAACAAAAATAGGTGTACTGGCAATTTCATTATTGCTGATATTGCCTCTATGGGTCGGATGTAGCAGCGATGACAACGAAGTCTTCGAACCCGGAGACCCCACTGCTCTTAAAGTAGAACTGGCAGACTCTTATCTTCTTTTAAATTCGGCTACTACGGTTGATTATGAGCAAGTAAGCATCGACGAATTCAAAAAAATATTGGACGTTATTCAGAATGTAGTAGATAATGACATCGTTTCGAGTCAGGAAGTCAAAAATCTGACTATACACCTGAATGAAGCTAAGAGTAAATTTACACGTTCGAAACTTATCGGTATTCCGGTCGAAGCCCTTATTGCAGGCTGGAGTTTTGATGAGGGAGAAGGAGTCTCTCTGGTAAGCGATGGAATGAAAAAACTGACAGCTAATCTTACAAGCGGTCCGTCTGAAATATTTTCGACAACAGGATTACCTCAGTTTGTGGATGGAGTAAAAGGGAAAGCTATTTATTTCAAAAACGGTTCGCATCTTGAAATTCCTAATTACGCCCCAGCTGATTTCTTGGGACAACAATTAAGTATTGCCGTTTGGTTAAAACCCGATGTAACAAAAGGTGGAAATTATGTTGCTTCATTAAACTATTGGAACAATTGGAAATTCCAGATACAAGAACAAGGAAAGGCATTCTTTACTATTCAAACAACCCAAGGCTTTACAGATGCCGACAATGAGTACGATCAATCTGTAGCGCCTGGCAAATGGACGCATGTAATAGTTGTTTTAGATCTTAGCACCCAAAAGTTATCGTTCTATGTGAACGGACGCTTGACTAAGGAGTGGACTACGACCAATAAACCTAATTTGGCAGGAGGACAAATGGCTCCTTATGCTTCGCCATTGAATAAACAACTACCGTTGATGATTGGTGCAGCAACTACCTATGAGGAAGCTTTGGCGGCATGGAATTGGTCAGGGTGGAATACGCCAACCTCTTGGGATCATTTCCAAGGAGCGATGGACGAGATCAAATTCTATAATATAGCTTTGGTTGAAGGACAAGTAAAAGCTCTTTATAATGAAGAGTTAACTCAGGTTCAATAA
- a CDS encoding aldose epimerase family protein translates to MKTFIYLSLLIGLLSCNKQPNQELPLLSESAFKTEIDGKAVNLYTLKSASGLTMQVTNLGARVVTLWVPDKNGKYEDVVLGYETIDRYINNKGERFLGPIVGRYANRIAKGQFELDGATYQLPINNNGQTLHGGLKGLDMVVWNVDKVTDNEIQMSYVSPDGEEGFPGIMKLSLTYVLTPENEFKITYAATTDKATVINLSHHGLFNLKGEGNGTITDHILTINASNTTPVDSVLIPSGEIVSVEGTPFDFRKPTVIGERINAENEQLKNGAGYDHNWVIDRKTDKDVEFVASVYEPLSGRKMEVWSDQPGVQFYSGNFFDGAVSGKYGKPLKYREAFALETQHFPDSPNHPNFPTTRLNPGETYTQTCIYKFSIQK, encoded by the coding sequence ATGAAAACATTTATTTACTTAAGTCTGCTAATTGGCTTGTTGTCATGTAATAAGCAACCAAACCAAGAACTACCTCTACTAAGCGAGTCAGCTTTTAAAACTGAGATAGATGGTAAAGCAGTTAACCTATATACCTTGAAATCTGCAAGCGGACTAACTATGCAGGTTACCAATTTAGGAGCCAGAGTAGTTACGCTTTGGGTTCCCGATAAGAATGGAAAATACGAAGATGTTGTACTTGGTTATGAAACTATAGATAGATATATCAATAACAAAGGAGAGCGTTTCTTGGGACCTATTGTCGGACGTTATGCTAACCGCATTGCAAAAGGACAATTTGAATTGGATGGAGCAACATATCAATTACCGATCAATAATAATGGTCAGACATTACACGGAGGATTAAAAGGTCTCGACATGGTTGTCTGGAATGTAGATAAAGTGACCGATAACGAAATACAAATGTCGTATGTTTCACCCGATGGAGAAGAAGGTTTTCCGGGAATAATGAAATTAAGTCTGACTTATGTGCTTACACCCGAAAACGAATTTAAAATAACTTACGCTGCAACTACAGATAAAGCGACAGTAATCAACCTTTCACATCACGGGCTTTTCAATCTGAAAGGAGAAGGAAACGGCACTATTACAGATCATATCTTAACAATCAATGCAAGTAATACGACTCCGGTAGATAGTGTGCTGATTCCGTCAGGAGAAATTGTAAGTGTAGAAGGTACTCCCTTCGATTTCAGAAAACCAACTGTTATCGGCGAAAGAATAAATGCCGAAAATGAGCAATTGAAAAACGGAGCAGGCTACGATCACAATTGGGTGATAGACCGAAAAACGGATAAAGACGTAGAATTTGTAGCCTCTGTGTATGAGCCTTTAAGCGGAAGAAAGATGGAAGTATGGTCGGATCAACCCGGAGTACAATTTTATAGCGGTAACTTCTTTGATGGGGCAGTCTCAGGAAAATATGGCAAGCCTTTGAAATACAGAGAAGCTTTTGCTCTCGAAACACAACATTTTCCGGATAGTCCTAATCACCCTAATTTCCCCACAACACGCTTAAATCCGGGAGAAACATATACACAAACATGTATCTATAAATTCTCGATACAAAAGTGA